Below is a window of Cytophagaceae bacterium DNA.
ACCTAAAGCTGAGATAATTGGTTATTTTATTCCACAAAGTGTGAAAATTATAAATGATAAAGTTTATTGTGTAACAGTATCGGAATTAATTGTTTCACCTTTGCAGGGTATAAAAATACCAAAATAATGTTAAAAAAATCACTTTTTTCCCTGGCCCTGATTTCGATTTTTGGAAGTCAGATTTTCGCACAAACCTTATCTGTAGGCCCTACAGTGGGTTTAAATATAGCTACTATTAAAACATCCCCTATCACTGAGCCACTTTTGGGCTATAATGCAGGCGGATTTGCCAATTACAGTATCAATGAGCATTTCGGCTTATCGGCAAAACTGATTTACTCTCAGTTGGGAGCCAATTATACTGAAGTAGAAGATATAATTAGGTTGCACTATGTACAAGTTCCACTTTCTGCTGTATATTATTTCGGGGATAATGGGAGTAAAGTAAGGCCAAAAATATTCGCGGGGCCTTATGTAGGAGCATTATTAAAAGCAAAAAACAAGGTTGGCGATGAAATCCAGGGAACTGACAAGAAATCTGCCTACACGCCAATAGATTTTGGTGGTCAGGTTGGGCTCGGTATCAATTACCTTGTAAAATCCAGAACCTGGCTCAATGTAGATACTGCATT
It encodes the following:
- a CDS encoding PorT family protein, which gives rise to MLKKSLFSLALISIFGSQIFAQTLSVGPTVGLNIATIKTSPITEPLLGYNAGGFANYSINEHFGLSAKLIYSQLGANYTEVEDIIRLHYVQVPLSAVYYFGDNGSKVRPKIFAGPYVGALLKAKNKVGDEIQGTDKKSAYTPIDFGGQVGLGINYLVKSRTWLNVDTAFGRSFNDIFKSSINNYHNLNLSVNLGLSFPVGDN